ACAAGTGGTCCCGCGGCCGGACGTTCGCGTTCGTCGGCGTCGGGCTCGGAAGCGCCGTGATCGCCACCCAGTCGGCGCTCGGCACCTACGACACGGTCCTGATCAGCGTGCACATGGTGCAGCACATGATCCTGTCGATGCTGACGCCGCTCGCGCTGGCGCTCGGCGCGCCGGTCACGCTGGCGCTGCGGACGCTCCCGCAGCGGCCGCGGAAATGGTTGCTCTCCGTGTTGCATTCGCGGTTCGCGAAGGTGGTCTGCTTCCCGCTGGTCGGCTTCACGCTGTTCGTCCTGAGCCCCTGGGCGCTCTATTTCAGCGGCTGGTACGACGCCACGCTGCATTCGACCGTGTTGCACGACCTGCTGCACCTGCACTTCATTCTGGTCGGATCGCTGTTCTTCTGGCCGCTGCTCGGGCTCGACCCGGTGCCCGGCCGGGTGATCTACCCGTTCCGGCTGATCCTGACGTTCCTCACACTGCCGTTCCACGCGTTCCTCGGCATCACGATCATGTCCGCGAACAAGCTGATCGCCGAGGACTGGTACACCAGCTTCGGCCGCTCCTGGTCGCCGTCGCCACTGCGCGACCAGTACATCGCGGGCGGCCTGCTGTGGGGCTCGGGCGACATCGTCGGCGTGGTGTTCTTCGCCGTACTGTTCGTCCAATGGGTGCGTGAGTCACAGCGTGAGGCGCGCCGTGAGGACCGGCGCCTGGACCGGTTGGAGGAACAGGCTCGCAGGGCTGGACAGGCGCCCCGGTAGCATTCCGGGTGTCCAGTCGTCTTTTGAACAAGCTTGGGATGGATCGATGAGTTCAGAGCGTCCGCTGAAGGTCCTGGTCTACAGCGACGACCGTACGACGCGGGAGTCCGTCCGGCTGGCCCTCGGCAAGCGGCCGGCGGCCGATCTGCCCGAGCTCGAGTACGTCGAGTGCGCCACCGAGCCGGCCGTCATCAAGACCATGGACAAGGGCGGGATCGACCTGGCCATCCTGGACGGCGAGGCCGTACCGGCCGGCGGTCTGGGGATCGCCCGGCAGCTGAAGGACGAGATCTTCCAGTGCCCGCCGGTGCTGGTCATCACTGGCCGCCCGCAGGACGCCTGGCTGGCGACCTGGTCGCGGGCCGAGGGCGTGGTCTCGCACCCGATCGACCCGATCAAGCTGGCCGAGGTCACCGCGGACCTGATCCGCCAGCGGCTGGCCAAGCTGCCCGCCACGACCGCCTGACACACCATGTCCGATCCAAGGGGCGCCTACAGCTGGCCCCAGGTCCTCAATCCGCTGCTGCGGCGTGAGGACCTGGAGGCATCCGCCACCGCATGGGCGATGGAGCAGATCCTGTCCGGAGCGGCCTCGCCCGCGCAGCTCGCCGGCTTTGTGATCGCGCTGCGTTCCAAGGGCGAGACGGTGATCGAGGTCGAGGGCCTGGTCGCGACGATGCGCGACTTCGCCACCCGGATCTCGGTGCCCGGCCGGACGCTCGACGTCGTCGGCACCGGCGGTGACCAAGCCCACACAGTGAACATCAGCACGATGTCCGCGATCGTCGCCGCGGGCGCCGGCGCGAAGGTGCTGAAGCACGGCAACCGCGCGGCCTCGTCGGCCTGTGGTGCGGCCGATGTCCTCGAAGAACTGGGCATCCCGCTCGATCTGACCGCGGAACAGGTGGCCGAGGTGGGGGAGCGGGCCGGGATCACGTTCTGCTTCGCTCCGGCGTTCCACCCCGCGTTGCGGCATGCCGCCGTACCTCGTCGTGAGCTCGGAGTGCCGACCACGTTCAACTTCCTCGGCCCGCTGGCGAACCCGGGCAACCCGTCCGCGCAGGCGGTCGGCGTCGGCGACGGCCGGATCGCCGGGCTGATGGCCGGCGTACTGGCGCGGCGCGGGATCGACGCGCTGGTGTTCCACGGCGACGACGGGCTGGACGAGCTGACCACGCGTACGACGTCGCAGGTGTGGATCGTCGGCGGCGGTGAGGTCGAAGGACCGATCACGCTCGACCCGCGCGAGCTGGGCATCGAGCCGGTGTCCGCGGACGCGCTGAAGGGCGCTGACGCGACGTTCAACGCGAAGGTCGTGCGCGCACTCGTCGACGGCGAGCCGGGGGCGGTGCGGGACGTCGTACTGCTGAACGCCGGCGCGGCGCTGGCGGCGTACACGCCAGAGGCAGGCAGCCTGACGGAGCGGATCCGGACCGGGATGGACCGTGCGGCCGAGGCGATCGACTCCGGGGCAGCGAAGGACGTGCTGGACCGGTGGATCACTGCCTGCGCCGAGGTGCGCGGCTGACATTGCTACAGCAGAAGGGCCGGCGGGTGTTCCCCCGCCGGCCCTTTTCTACTTGCTCAGCTTCATCTGGGTGACCTTGTAGCGCCAGACGTTCTGCCAGTCCGGGGTGGAGCCGGCGAGGTCGGCGACCGAGACCGCCGCCGTACCGTCACCGCGGTCGACCACCGCGATCATGATCGTGGAGAACGTCTCCGGCAGCTTCGGCACCTTGACGGGGACCTTGGCGACGATCTCGTGGCCCGGATGGCCGTTGATCGTGATCGGCTTGTGGATGACGCTGCCCTTGATGACCTGCGTGTCCTTGTCGTACAGGTTGACGAGCGTGCGACCGCCGACCTGGGCCGCAGCTTGCCTGAGACCGGCCGGGGTGTTCGTGTAGGCGATCTCCGGCGGGAGCTGACCGAAGGCGACGTAGTTGCCCCAGCTCTTGCCCTTGACGTAGTTGCTGTGCACCGTCAGCCAGATCGCGGCGCCGCCCCACAGTCCGGTGCGCTCGTAGGTGTTGCCCCAGGCCGAACTCATGATCGGCATCGAGTCGTTGTTGGAAGCAACCATCTCGGTCCCGAGCACCTTGCCGACCGGCGTCGGCGTCTTCGTAGGCTTCGCCGACGGATTGACCGTATCCATCGGCTTCCCCATCGTAGGCAACGCGACCCCAGGGACGGCCTCAGCCTTGGTCCACACCCACCCCGCACTCAAACCGGTAGCAGCCAACGCCGCCACCACCAGAACCACAGCCCCAACAGCCCGAGCCCGCCCGTTACCACCCGACACCCCACCGACATACCCACCCGAGTGCGCCCCAGCCGTACCAGCACCGTGACCGCCCGAGTGCGCCCCAGCCGCTCCAGCACCGTGCCCACCCAAGTGCGCCCCAGCGCCGTGGCCGCCGGAGTGCGCCCCAGCACCCTGACCACCTGCTTGCGCGCCAGCCGCCCAGGGCACCTGCCCAGCACCTTGCCCACGGGCCTGCCCAGGACCGTGCACCCCGGACTGTCCACCAGCCGCCCCAGCACCATGCCCGCCCACGGCAGCACCTTGCCCACCGGACTGCCCAGCACCTTGGCCGGCGCCGTGCCCGCCTGCGGCAGCACCTTGCCCACCGGCTGCTCCAGCACCCTGCCCGCCCGCGCCCGCGGCGTACGGCCCAGCCGCACGCGAGATCACCTCAGTGAACGCCAACGGCCCACCCTGCGCCCCACCACGCGACCCAGCCTGCCCGCCACCAGCCGACCCACCCTGCTGCCCACCTTGCGGTCCGCCTTGCCGAGGACCCTGCGCTCCAGCCTGCTGCCCGCTCTGCGGCCCACGTGGCTGAGAACCCTGCTGCCCAGCCTGCTGACCGCCTTGCTGGGCACCAGCCTGCTGTCCGCCTGGCTGTGCACCGGCCTGCTGACCGCCTTGCTGAGAGCTCTGCTGACCGAACTGTGGCCGACCAGGCTGAGGCCCGGTCGCCTGCACCTGCCAGCCACTCGCCTGCGGACCCTGCTGCTGCACACCCCACATCTGCCCCGCCTGGCCCTGCCCCGGCCCAGACTGCCCAGGAGCGGACTGTGCAGGACCCGGCTGCCCCGAACCCTGCGGCTGCCCCGGACCCGACTGTGCGGGACCCGGCTGTCCCGAACCAGGCTGTGCGGGACGTGACTGCGGTTGCCCCGGCTGTGGTTGCGCGGCTTGCGGTTGACCTGCTTGTGACGGCTGACCCTGTTGAGGCGACACCGGCCGCTGTCCGCCGTACTGCGGACCAGCCGGAGGAGCCGCATGCTGCGGACGCCCCTGCTGCGCACCTGTCTGCGGGCCACCTGACTGCTGCGCACCGGATTGCTGGCCGGACTGCTGGCCGCCGGACTGCTGAGGTCCTCTGTGCTGTGGCCCAGTTGGTTGTGCACCTGGCTGCACACCCCACGTCGCGCCATGCGTGCCTTGCTGCGGCTGCGTGCCCGACTGTTGCGGGCCTGGCTGCGGCTGCGCGCCTGACTGCTGTGCGGTCGGCTGCTGAGGG
This Kribbella sp. NBC_00482 DNA region includes the following protein-coding sequences:
- a CDS encoding cytochrome c oxidase assembly protein, which produces MLPLHATPGDRIEPLTPLRLLTAWTFEPVLLAVIVVLGAIYLYGVHKLRKRGDKWSRGRTFAFVGVGLGSAVIATQSALGTYDTVLISVHMVQHMILSMLTPLALALGAPVTLALRTLPQRPRKWLLSVLHSRFAKVVCFPLVGFTLFVLSPWALYFSGWYDATLHSTVLHDLLHLHFILVGSLFFWPLLGLDPVPGRVIYPFRLILTFLTLPFHAFLGITIMSANKLIAEDWYTSFGRSWSPSPLRDQYIAGGLLWGSGDIVGVVFFAVLFVQWVRESQREARREDRRLDRLEEQARRAGQAPR
- a CDS encoding Rv3143 family two-component system response regulator, with the protein product MSSERPLKVLVYSDDRTTRESVRLALGKRPAADLPELEYVECATEPAVIKTMDKGGIDLAILDGEAVPAGGLGIARQLKDEIFQCPPVLVITGRPQDAWLATWSRAEGVVSHPIDPIKLAEVTADLIRQRLAKLPATTA
- the trpD gene encoding anthranilate phosphoribosyltransferase — protein: MSDPRGAYSWPQVLNPLLRREDLEASATAWAMEQILSGAASPAQLAGFVIALRSKGETVIEVEGLVATMRDFATRISVPGRTLDVVGTGGDQAHTVNISTMSAIVAAGAGAKVLKHGNRAASSACGAADVLEELGIPLDLTAEQVAEVGERAGITFCFAPAFHPALRHAAVPRRELGVPTTFNFLGPLANPGNPSAQAVGVGDGRIAGLMAGVLARRGIDALVFHGDDGLDELTTRTTSQVWIVGGGEVEGPITLDPRELGIEPVSADALKGADATFNAKVVRALVDGEPGAVRDVVLLNAGAALAAYTPEAGSLTERIRTGMDRAAEAIDSGAAKDVLDRWITACAEVRG